From a region of the Macrobrachium nipponense isolate FS-2020 chromosome 3, ASM1510439v2, whole genome shotgun sequence genome:
- the LOC135222345 gene encoding uncharacterized protein LOC135222345, translating to MPTSEEGLHRSEALGARILLHPKTKKKRNSSESSRERGAPRPALEEEEPSPDPKKPLDLMMLFFAEGSLSGPQDLDFISEEPVVPEIVVDEQKNLWTSGWTVAITCMGVALLAGLAVTAYHRYRRRGHYIHELEEDLEMERTEVARLRDRLETEQERNLKTKERLDAEKMMLVDVLEKSKLQETKMECLLNGAKDQIEFLQNQIVEKDLLIEQNALERKEMENRLEEEEKARGRGIQILEKERNLFQERMESALKEGKELASRLKEAEATNRVLASANEGFKRTNDQMQDALEEKEKEIDNLENLKEVSAQEIADLQQMNAKMEEELAQKEQEINSLKDSLGNEEGENRILTEEVQQMRNWVAELGGQNAKMAEELAQKEQEINSLKDSLGNEEGENRILKEVVQQMRNWVAELGGQNAMLEQELAVNEQEIKSLKDSLENGEGKNRILKEEVQQMRNWVAELGGQNAMMEEELANKELNINSLKDSLGNEEGEKRILKEEVQQMRNWVAELGGQNAMLEEELASKELKINSLKDSLGNEEGEKRILKEEVQQMRNWVAELVGQNAMLEEELASNDQEINSLKNSLESEKERNRNLIEEVQQVKNCEAELGGKKAQLEEELLDKEQEINSLKNSLENGEETNRILRAEAQLIRNWAAEVESEKAEIKKELVERDQEITLLKNGLENEEEKYRILSEELEQMKARVAELEVTNLDIKGEVTEKDKVIKSMENALENEKKRNKELRKKLLKQVERLDHIVAFAQTMDK from the exons ATGCCTACGTCGGAAGAAGGACTTCATCGGTCAGAAGCTCTGGGAGCGAGAATCCTTCTTCATccaaaaacgaagaagaagaggaattccTCGGAGTCGAGCCGGGAACGAGGCGCTCCGAGGCCcgcgctggaggaggaggagccttcCCCGGATCCAAAGAAGCCACTC GACCTGATGATGCTGTTTTTTGCTGAAGGATCTTTGAGTGGACCACAGGATTTAGACTTTATATCTGAGGAACCTGTTGTTCCCGAAATTGTTGTTGACGAACAGAAGAACCTTTGGACGTCAGGCTGGACCGTCGCCATCACCTGTATGGGTGTAGCATTGTTGGCTGGCCTGGCGGTGACTGCTTACCATAGATACCGACGACGAGGACATTACATTCACGAACTGGAAGAAGATCTGGAAATGGAACGAACCGAGGTGGCCAGACTGAGAGATCGTCTGGAAACTGAACAGGAACGAAACTTGAAGACGAAGGAACGCCTGGACGCAGAGAAGATGATGCTAGTAGACGTTCTGGAAAAGAGTAAGCTCCAGGAAACTAAAATGGAATGTCTCTTGAACGGAGCTAAGGACCAGATCGAGTTTCTACAGAATCAAATTGTAGAGAAAGATCTTTTGATTGAACAGAACGCATtggaaaggaaagaaatggaaaatcgtctggaagaagaggagaaagcgaGAGGCAGAGGCATCCAGATTTTGGAAAAAGAGAGGAATCTCTtccaggagaggatggaaagcgcTCTGAAGGAGGGAAAAGAGCTCGCCTCGAGACTTAAAGAAGCTGAAGCCACCAATCGAGTGTTGGCTTCGGCGAATGAAGGCTTCAAGAGGACGAATGACCAAATGCAAGACGctctggaagagaaagagaaggagatcGACAATCTAGAAAATTTGAAGGAAGTATCTGCACAAGAAATAGCTGATCTGCAACAGATGAATGCTAAGATGGAGGAGGAACTGGCCCAGaaagaacaggaaataaattcACTAAAGGATTCTCTAGGAAATGAAGAAGGAGAGAATAGAATTCTGACAGAAGAAGTTCAGCAGATGAGAAATTGGGTAGCTGAACTAGGAGGTCAGAATGCTAAGATGGCTGAGGAACTGGCCCAGaaagaacaggaaataaattcACTAAAGGATTCTTTAGGAAATGAAGAAGGAGAGAATAGAATTCTGAAAGAAGTAGTTCAGCAGATGAGAAACTGGGTAGCTGAACTAGGCGGTCAGAATGCTATGCTGGAGCAGGAATTAGCCGTTAACGAACAGGAAATCAAGTCACTGAAGGATTCTTTAGAAAATGGAGaaggcaaaaacagaattttgAAAGAAGAAGTTCAGCAGATGAGAAATTGGGTAGCTGAACTAGGAGGTCAAAACGCCATGATGGAGGAGGAACTGGCCAATAAAGAATTGAACATTAATTCACTAAAGGATTCTCTTGGAAATgaagaaggagagaaaagaattttgaaagaagAGGTTCAGCAAATGAGAAACTGGGTAGCTGAACTAGGCGGCCAGAATGCTATGCTGGAGGAGGAACTGGCCAGtaaagaattgaaaataaattcactAAAGGATTCTTTAGGAAATgaagaaggagagaaaagaattttgaaagaagAGGTTCAGCAAATGAGAAACTGGGTAGCTGAACTAGTTGGTCAGAATGCTATGCTGGAGGAGGAATTGGCCAGTAACGACCAGGAAATAAATTCACTGAAGAACTCTTTAGAGAGTGAAAAGGAGAGGAACAGAAATTTGATTGAAGAAGTTCAGCAGGTGAAAAATTGTGAAGCTGAACTAGGAGGCAAAAAGGCCCAGTTGGAGGAAGAGTTACTTGACaaagaacaggaaataaattcACTGAAGAATTCTTTAGAAAACGGTGAAGAGACCAACAGAATTCTGAGAGCTGAAGCTCAACTGATAAGAAATTGGGCAGCTGAAGTTGAAAGTGAAAAGgctgaaataaagaaagagttAGTTGAGAGGGACCAGGAAATAACTCTTTTGAAGAATGGTttagaaaatgaagaagagaaatacagaattcTGAGTGAGGAACTCGAGCAGATGAAGGCACGGGTGGCAGAATTGGAAGTcacgaatttagatattaaaggtgaAGTGACCGAAAAGGATAAAGTTATAAAGTCCATGGAGAATGCTCTAGAAAACGAAAAGAAGAGGAATAAAGAGTTAAGGAAAAAATTGCTGAAGCAAGTTGAAAGACTTGATCACATCGTAGCATTCGCCCAAACCATGGACAAATAA